In the genome of Palaemon carinicauda isolate YSFRI2023 chromosome 20, ASM3689809v2, whole genome shotgun sequence, one region contains:
- the LOC137659828 gene encoding uncharacterized protein, giving the protein MPLSFSPPMLATSLLVQYLNCGLWTALANLLGITLHRTSAFNPAPNGMVGCFHPTLKAALISCCKDFNLFTPLPWVFLGLRTTPKDSLDLSAAEMVHGDPLVIPAKIFAFITSFNDLQHLRHVVGKFTPCHQTYKPPAKHHIPTDLYYGTNVFLRIDTSKLQ; this is encoded by the coding sequence atgcccctctccttctctccaccgatgctagcaacatcactattagtgcagtacttgAATTGTGGATTGTGGACAGCATTAGCAaacctcctgggcatcaccctacatcggacATCTGCCTTCAACCCCGCTCCCAATGGAATGGTAGGAtgttttcatcccaccctcaaagcagctttgatatcctgctgcaaggactTCAATTTGTTTACtccgcttccctgggtcttcctgggactaaggaccactcctaaagacagccTGGAtctctcagcagctgaaatggtgcatggcgacccgttggtcatccctgccaaaatTTTTGCTTTTATAACCTCTTTCAACGATCTCCAGCacttacgtcacgtcgtgggaaaatttactccatgccaccagacttataagcccccagcgaagcatcacataccgacagacttgtactATGGAACCAACGTCTTCTTACGCATCGACACTAGCAAACTCCAATAA